One segment of Nakamurella flava DNA contains the following:
- a CDS encoding helix-turn-helix transcriptional regulator: protein MIESGPRRAVSGGLRQGDVRHATTGGGVETAGGGPDPLTIGRRLRHVRRSQGKTLDDIAALAGISASALSLIENGKREAKLSVLGALAAGLGLGIGDLLAAEPPSRRAALEIELEKAQRADSFRSLGIPAVRTGPRLPMEALEALVGLHQALGKVQAERAATPEHARRANAELRELMRRRDNYFGEIETVSADLLAATRYEGGPITRTVVDRMAAHLGFRLVHTSDLPDSTRTVTDLAHRLIYLPQPDAGQHDSRSLALQALGHVVLGHEVPSDYSEFLRQRVEINYFAASLLIPEKGAMALLRRARAAKDIAIEDLRDAYAVSYETAAHRFTNLATRHLDLPVHFMRISSSGVIYKAYENDGIKFPTDATGAIEGQRVCRYWTARVVFDQPDLSAAYQQYTDTKSGTYWCTAFVDRTPAGLFSVNVGVPYAHVKWMRGRETVERSKSRCPDPDCCSQPPAEIASRWDGLAWPSARAHAHLLAAMPPGVFPGVDQTEVLAFLDRNSPAPTS from the coding sequence ATGATCGAAAGCGGGCCCCGCAGGGCCGTTTCCGGTGGGTTACGGCAGGGTGACGTACGTCACGCCACCACTGGTGGGGGGGTCGAAACCGCCGGGGGTGGCCCCGATCCGCTGACCATCGGCCGCCGGCTCCGGCACGTGCGCCGGAGCCAGGGCAAGACGTTGGACGACATCGCCGCGCTGGCCGGGATCAGCGCCTCCGCGCTGTCGCTCATCGAGAACGGCAAACGGGAGGCCAAGCTCTCCGTCCTCGGAGCGCTGGCCGCCGGCCTCGGTCTCGGCATCGGTGATCTGCTGGCCGCCGAGCCGCCCAGCCGGCGGGCCGCGCTGGAGATCGAGCTGGAGAAGGCGCAACGGGCCGACTCGTTCCGTTCGCTCGGCATTCCCGCCGTCCGGACCGGGCCCCGGTTGCCCATGGAGGCACTCGAGGCGCTGGTCGGGCTGCACCAGGCACTGGGCAAGGTGCAGGCCGAACGGGCTGCCACCCCGGAGCACGCCCGCCGGGCCAACGCCGAGCTGCGCGAGTTGATGCGCCGGCGGGACAACTACTTCGGCGAGATCGAGACGGTGTCCGCGGATCTGCTGGCCGCCACCCGGTACGAGGGCGGGCCGATCACCCGCACCGTGGTCGACCGGATGGCCGCGCACCTCGGGTTCCGTCTCGTGCACACCTCGGATCTGCCCGACTCCACCCGCACCGTCACTGATCTCGCCCACCGGTTGATCTACCTGCCGCAGCCGGACGCCGGTCAGCACGACTCCCGGTCGTTGGCCCTGCAGGCCCTCGGTCACGTCGTCCTCGGCCACGAGGTGCCGTCGGACTACTCGGAGTTCCTGCGCCAGCGGGTCGAGATCAACTATTTCGCCGCATCGCTGCTGATCCCGGAAAAGGGGGCGATGGCGCTGCTGCGGCGGGCCCGCGCGGCCAAGGACATCGCCATCGAGGACCTGCGGGACGCCTACGCCGTCTCCTACGAGACCGCCGCGCACCGCTTCACCAACCTGGCCACCCGGCACCTGGACCTGCCGGTGCACTTCATGCGGATCAGCTCGTCGGGCGTCATCTACAAGGCGTACGAGAACGACGGCATCAAGTTCCCGACCGACGCCACCGGCGCCATCGAGGGGCAGCGGGTGTGCCGCTACTGGACGGCGCGCGTCGTCTTCGACCAGCCCGACCTCTCGGCCGCCTACCAGCAGTACACCGACACCAAGTCCGGGACCTACTGGTGCACGGCGTTTGTCGACCGCACCCCGGCCGGGTTGTTCTCGGTGAACGTCGGGGTCCCGTACGCGCACGTGAAGTGGATGCGCGGCCGGGAAACCGTGGAGCGGAGCAAGTCCCGCTGCCCCGATCCGGATTGCTGCTCCCAGCCGCCGGCCGAGATCGCCTCCCGCTGGGACGGTCTCGCCTGGCCCAGCGCCCGGGCGCATGCCCACCTGCTGGCCGCCATGCCGCCCGGCGTGTTCCCCGGCGTCGACCAGACCGAGGTGCTCGCCTTCCTGGACCGCAACTCTCCCGCGCCGACCTCCTGA
- a CDS encoding ketopantoate reductase family protein, giving the protein MRILIVGAGAVGGLFGGLMAAAGRDVTFLLRPERAAQVRDEGLTIVGGPGLPDVDGQNGVTVNAPVLTAAELRDGPRFDLVVLATKAYGLESAVIDVGPAVRNGATVLPLLNGMRHIDRLVAEFGGSSVLGGYAFVSSYLDERGRVLAGPVAPAITYGERDGSDTERLRAFDAAARDCGFTATRSAKVTAEMWAKWVFLAAFAGTNVLSGGTLGQASSAPGGVATITALLAETASVAEAAGFRPSDGKLAKDLTILTDTTSGNRASMDKDRRAGRPVEDEAIIGDLVDRADRAGLPVPLLRATRMALGVYRSERESTG; this is encoded by the coding sequence ATGCGCATCCTGATCGTCGGTGCCGGTGCGGTCGGCGGGTTGTTCGGCGGGCTGATGGCCGCGGCCGGGCGGGACGTCACTTTTCTGCTGCGTCCGGAACGGGCCGCGCAGGTCCGCGACGAGGGGCTGACCATCGTCGGCGGCCCGGGTCTGCCGGACGTCGACGGCCAGAACGGCGTGACGGTGAACGCTCCCGTCCTGACCGCCGCCGAGCTGCGCGACGGGCCCCGATTCGACCTCGTCGTGCTCGCCACCAAGGCGTACGGGCTCGAATCGGCCGTCATCGATGTCGGCCCGGCCGTGCGGAACGGGGCGACGGTGCTGCCGCTGCTGAACGGGATGCGCCACATCGACCGGCTGGTCGCCGAGTTCGGCGGGTCATCCGTCCTCGGTGGGTACGCGTTCGTCTCGTCGTACCTGGACGAGCGGGGCCGGGTGCTGGCCGGACCGGTGGCCCCGGCCATCACTTACGGGGAGCGCGACGGGTCCGACACCGAGCGCCTCCGGGCCTTCGACGCCGCCGCCCGCGATTGCGGCTTCACGGCGACCCGAAGCGCTAAGGTCACCGCCGAGATGTGGGCGAAGTGGGTCTTCTTGGCCGCCTTCGCCGGCACCAACGTGCTGTCCGGCGGGACACTCGGCCAGGCGTCCAGCGCTCCGGGTGGCGTCGCGACGATCACCGCGCTGCTGGCCGAGACGGCGTCGGTCGCCGAAGCGGCGGGTTTCCGGCCGAGCGATGGCAAGCTGGCCAAGGACCTCACGATCCTCACCGACACGACGTCCGGCAACCGGGCGTCGATGGACAAGGACCGCCGGGCCGGGCGTCCGGTGGAGGACGAGGCCATCATCGGTGACCTGGTCGATCGGGCGGACCGGGCGGGCCTGCCCGTTCCGCTGCTGCGGGCGACGCGGATGGCCCTAGGCGTCTACCGGTCCGAACGCGAGTCGACGGGCTGA
- the rarD gene encoding EamA family transporter RarD, which produces MSAPDDGRRGPAAGAVATNGLWFGLVAYSIWGLFPLYWPLLQPSGAVEILAHRMVWSLLVSAVVLTVVRGWPALRAMSSRTWLLVMAGAVVISVNWGLYIWAVNSDQVVEAALGYFINPLVTVALGVVVFSERLRIAQWVAVGLGALAVAVLTVAGGSFPWIALTLAASFATYGLIKKVIPVAPTTSLTAEGLVLLVPAAGYLIVLGATGGSTVPGNGAGHLLLLIGTGVITCVPLLAFAAAARRLPLSVLGLLQYLTPTVQFLLGVLWFGEQMPPARWIGFGLVWLALIVFTTDALRRARTQHVARVAGAERSGSTDPDAQPVDSRSDR; this is translated from the coding sequence GTGTCTGCTCCTGACGACGGCCGCCGTGGTCCTGCTGCGGGAGCCGTCGCGACGAACGGCCTGTGGTTCGGGCTGGTGGCCTACAGCATCTGGGGGCTGTTCCCCCTCTACTGGCCGCTGCTGCAGCCGTCCGGCGCGGTCGAGATCCTGGCCCACCGGATGGTCTGGTCGCTGCTGGTGTCCGCCGTCGTCCTCACGGTGGTGCGGGGATGGCCCGCCCTGCGGGCGATGTCCTCGCGCACTTGGCTGCTGGTGATGGCCGGGGCGGTGGTGATCTCGGTCAACTGGGGCCTCTACATCTGGGCGGTCAACAGTGACCAGGTGGTGGAGGCCGCGCTGGGCTACTTCATCAACCCGCTGGTGACGGTGGCCCTGGGCGTCGTCGTCTTCTCCGAGCGGCTACGGATCGCCCAGTGGGTGGCCGTCGGCCTGGGCGCGTTGGCCGTGGCGGTGCTCACCGTGGCCGGCGGATCGTTCCCATGGATCGCCCTCACGCTGGCCGCGTCGTTCGCGACCTATGGCCTGATCAAGAAGGTCATCCCGGTGGCTCCGACCACGTCGCTGACCGCCGAGGGTCTGGTCCTGCTGGTGCCGGCCGCCGGCTACCTCATCGTGCTCGGCGCGACCGGCGGCTCGACCGTGCCGGGCAATGGCGCCGGCCACCTGCTGCTGCTGATCGGCACCGGAGTCATCACCTGCGTGCCGCTGCTGGCCTTCGCGGCCGCGGCCCGACGGCTGCCGCTGTCGGTACTGGGGCTGCTGCAGTACCTGACCCCGACAGTGCAGTTCCTGCTCGGAGTGCTCTGGTTCGGTGAGCAGATGCCGCCGGCCCGGTGGATCGGCTTCGGGCTGGTCTGGCTGGCCCTGATCGTCTTCACCACCGATGCGCTGCGGCGGGCCCGCACCCAGCACGTGGCCCGGGTGGCGGGGGCCGAGAGGTCGGGTTCGACCGACCCGGACGCTCAGCCCGTCGACTCGCGTTCGGACCGGTAG
- a CDS encoding helix-turn-helix domain-containing protein, whose protein sequence is MSTVSPSVRERRLAAELRRLRIAAGLTGQDVAAATGWSASKVSRIENGRIGIAPDDLDRLIELYGLPPEPATALRRLAPAGPAHGWWEAWADSLSSGYAALLRLEAGSTALRTYCAVLPHPLVMTPDYVRQVVRSTWQRPSAAEIERRVEVCRRRQSVLDRATEPGPLRLSVVLDEAVLRRSAVSAPGGGADPVRIRREQLAHLVAASERPGVDIRVLPFAAGIPPVSAGSFSVLESAATGAADVVYLENKTRISFVDVDAEVDRYVRDHRLLTEMALPAADSRALLQELAAD, encoded by the coding sequence ATGAGCACAGTGAGCCCATCCGTCCGGGAGCGGCGGCTGGCCGCCGAGCTGCGCCGGCTGCGCATCGCGGCCGGACTGACCGGCCAGGACGTGGCCGCCGCCACCGGGTGGTCGGCGTCCAAGGTCTCGCGCATCGAGAACGGTCGGATCGGCATCGCCCCTGACGACCTGGATCGCCTGATCGAGCTCTATGGTCTGCCGCCAGAGCCGGCCACCGCCCTTCGGCGACTCGCCCCCGCCGGGCCGGCCCACGGCTGGTGGGAGGCCTGGGCGGACTCGCTCTCGTCCGGTTACGCCGCGCTGCTGCGGCTCGAGGCCGGGTCGACCGCCCTGCGGACCTACTGCGCCGTGCTGCCGCATCCTTTGGTGATGACCCCTGACTACGTCCGGCAGGTCGTGCGCTCGACCTGGCAGCGCCCGTCGGCCGCGGAGATCGAACGTCGGGTCGAGGTGTGCCGGCGTCGACAGTCAGTCCTGGATCGCGCCACCGAGCCGGGGCCGCTCCGGTTGTCCGTCGTCCTGGACGAGGCCGTGCTGCGTCGATCGGCGGTCAGCGCGCCGGGCGGCGGCGCGGACCCCGTCCGGATCCGCCGCGAACAGCTCGCCCACCTGGTGGCCGCGTCCGAACGGCCCGGGGTGGACATCCGGGTGCTGCCGTTCGCGGCCGGTATCCCGCCGGTGAGCGCTGGGTCGTTCAGCGTGCTGGAGTCCGCCGCCACCGGAGCGGCGGACGTGGTCTACCTGGAGAACAAGACGCGGATCTCATTCGTCGATGTCGACGCCGAGGTCGATCGCTACGTGCGGGACCACCGTCTGCTCACCGAGATGGCGCTGCCGGCGGCCGATTCGCGCGCGCTGCTGCAGGAGCTGGCGGCGGACTGA
- a CDS encoding YajQ family cyclic di-GMP-binding protein, protein MADASFDIVSKVDHQEADNALNQAAKELSQRFDFRGTDTTIAWAGEDNITITSSTEERCTAAIDVFKDKLIKRGISLRALDMGEPAASGKTYKVTGSLLNGIASDKAKAIVKRIKDEGPKGVQAQIQGDQLRVTGKKRDDLQAVIALLKDADLDIALQFTNYR, encoded by the coding sequence ATGGCCGACGCATCCTTCGACATCGTCAGCAAGGTCGACCACCAGGAGGCCGACAACGCCCTCAACCAGGCGGCGAAGGAACTGTCCCAGCGGTTCGACTTCCGCGGCACGGACACCACCATCGCCTGGGCCGGCGAGGACAACATCACCATCACCTCCAGCACGGAGGAGCGGTGCACGGCGGCCATCGACGTCTTCAAGGACAAGCTCATCAAGCGGGGCATCTCGCTGCGGGCCCTGGACATGGGCGAACCGGCGGCGTCGGGAAAGACCTACAAGGTGACCGGGTCACTGTTGAACGGGATCGCCTCGGACAAGGCCAAAGCCATCGTCAAGCGCATCAAGGACGAGGGCCCCAAGGGCGTGCAGGCCCAGATCCAGGGTGACCAGCTGCGAGTGACCGGCAAGAAGCGGGACGACCTGCAGGCCGTCATCGCGCTCCTCAAGGACGCCGACCTGGACATCGCCCTGCAGTTCACCAACTACCGCTGA
- a CDS encoding putative bifunctional diguanylate cyclase/phosphodiesterase — protein MAKLPVPAAAAAPADPPVAAVDTAPRTYYSGPRIFPIVAAVVFAVSALLWWPVLAAPSIQVSDSSLLVGGLILIAAFLLGELFPLQIEVRRETWLVSGSELPMVIGLLVLPPWLVGVTHAAAGLLVFLFRRDKWRNVAVNLSFIVVETGTAAAVMLAIVRPDSTMPIQYLAVGAGVLAGALMSAFAVSLTYRLIGPSEPMVRFIARAILAGGTVVTFALVLFTVWRSGSAGWILCLLMAAVLGAIYRTYFVFLRQHADLAQMYAIGRQISAIGTSEGGWQEVLAQIREQMNAEVAVLHLQDDDGRHLTLGAGPDGPRPIADVGCEDPVIRAARANGAARASNDRIEDPAVLEALAARPAWDVMVVPLQAGDRERGYLEVRDRVTRWGRFRDDDEKVLQTLSGQIATALDNLRLLETLRHEAYHDAITGLLNRPGLTVRVQDVIAQQSGGAVLMVELNVLSQVNNALGHDRGERLLRAAGDRLRELTGPSRPVARIETDRFAVLLEAMPEVDMVTFGAQMLRVASAAYGLDGIEVDPQPSLGIALVTATATADILGDMAVEPGTMLQRAEMAMMAARTRQDSLQIYRPSMGEVYRRRFQLVTQFRQAIEQGRIVVHYQPKIGLADRQLIGVEALVRWMHPEFGLVSPAEFVEAIEATGSIDILLEHVLDTVLRQLAEWAAQGVRIAAAVNLSVRNLMAVGFPGKVNDALRKHGVDPALLTFEITESSVMEDPEHSLPVLNRLHALGVGLSVDDFGTGYSSLAYLRRLPIDEIKIDRSFVMSMGSDLGDLAIVRAIVDLGHSLGLRVVAEGVEEEAARDALRDMHCDQAQGYLISRPLPLDRFEAWLASRTVTIYDPDSSVHVLRMMS, from the coding sequence GTGGCCAAACTACCCGTCCCCGCTGCCGCCGCCGCGCCGGCCGATCCGCCGGTCGCCGCGGTGGACACCGCCCCCCGCACGTACTACTCCGGCCCCCGCATCTTCCCGATCGTCGCCGCGGTGGTCTTCGCCGTCTCGGCCCTCCTGTGGTGGCCGGTGCTGGCCGCTCCGAGCATCCAGGTGTCCGACAGCAGCCTGCTGGTCGGCGGCCTGATCCTGATCGCGGCGTTCCTGCTGGGTGAGCTGTTCCCCCTGCAGATCGAGGTCCGCCGGGAGACCTGGCTGGTCTCGGGGTCCGAGCTGCCCATGGTCATCGGACTGCTGGTGCTGCCGCCCTGGCTGGTCGGGGTGACCCACGCCGCCGCCGGGCTGCTGGTGTTCCTCTTCCGACGGGACAAGTGGCGCAACGTCGCCGTGAACCTGTCGTTCATCGTCGTCGAGACGGGCACCGCCGCCGCCGTCATGCTGGCGATCGTCCGCCCCGACAGCACGATGCCCATCCAGTACCTGGCGGTCGGAGCCGGGGTGCTGGCCGGCGCGCTCATGTCCGCGTTCGCCGTCAGCCTGACCTACCGGCTCATCGGGCCGTCCGAGCCGATGGTGCGGTTCATCGCCCGGGCGATCCTGGCCGGCGGAACCGTGGTCACGTTCGCCCTGGTCCTCTTCACCGTCTGGCGCAGCGGCAGTGCCGGATGGATCCTGTGCCTGCTGATGGCCGCGGTGCTGGGCGCGATCTACCGCACCTACTTCGTCTTCCTCCGCCAGCATGCCGATCTGGCCCAGATGTACGCGATCGGCCGCCAGATCAGCGCCATCGGGACGTCGGAAGGCGGCTGGCAGGAGGTCCTGGCCCAGATCCGGGAACAAATGAACGCCGAGGTCGCCGTCCTGCACCTGCAGGACGACGACGGCCGGCATCTCACTCTCGGAGCCGGCCCGGACGGCCCCCGCCCGATCGCCGACGTGGGCTGCGAGGATCCCGTCATCCGCGCCGCACGGGCCAACGGGGCGGCGCGCGCGTCCAACGATCGGATCGAGGATCCGGCGGTGCTCGAGGCACTGGCCGCTCGGCCGGCCTGGGACGTGATGGTGGTGCCCCTGCAGGCCGGGGACCGTGAGCGTGGTTACCTCGAGGTCCGCGACCGCGTCACCCGGTGGGGTCGGTTCCGGGACGACGACGAGAAGGTCCTGCAGACCCTCAGTGGGCAGATCGCGACCGCGCTGGACAACCTGCGCCTGTTGGAGACCCTGCGCCACGAGGCCTACCACGACGCCATCACCGGCCTGCTCAACCGCCCCGGCCTGACGGTGCGCGTCCAGGACGTCATCGCCCAGCAGAGCGGCGGCGCCGTGCTGATGGTCGAGTTGAACGTGCTGTCGCAGGTCAACAACGCCCTGGGGCACGATCGCGGCGAACGTCTGCTGCGCGCGGCCGGCGACCGGCTACGGGAGCTCACCGGGCCGAGCCGTCCGGTGGCCCGGATCGAGACCGACCGGTTCGCGGTGCTGCTCGAGGCGATGCCCGAGGTCGACATGGTGACCTTCGGGGCCCAGATGCTCCGGGTGGCCTCGGCCGCCTACGGGCTCGACGGCATTGAGGTGGACCCGCAACCCAGCCTCGGCATCGCCCTGGTCACCGCGACCGCGACCGCCGACATCCTGGGCGACATGGCCGTCGAACCGGGAACCATGCTGCAACGGGCCGAGATGGCGATGATGGCCGCCCGCACCCGTCAGGACAGCCTGCAGATCTACCGGCCGAGCATGGGCGAGGTCTACCGCCGGCGCTTCCAGCTGGTCACCCAGTTCCGGCAGGCCATCGAGCAGGGCCGCATCGTCGTGCATTACCAGCCGAAGATCGGTCTGGCCGATCGCCAGCTGATCGGCGTCGAGGCGCTGGTGCGGTGGATGCACCCCGAGTTCGGTCTCGTGTCTCCGGCGGAATTCGTGGAGGCCATCGAGGCCACCGGGTCGATCGACATCCTGCTCGAGCACGTCCTGGACACCGTGCTGCGCCAGCTGGCCGAGTGGGCGGCCCAGGGGGTGCGCATCGCCGCGGCGGTGAACCTCTCCGTCCGCAACCTGATGGCCGTGGGTTTCCCGGGCAAGGTCAACGACGCCCTCCGCAAGCACGGGGTCGACCCGGCACTGCTGACCTTCGAGATCACCGAATCGTCCGTCATGGAGGACCCGGAGCACTCCCTGCCGGTGCTGAACCGGCTGCATGCGCTCGGCGTGGGCCTGTCGGTGGACGATTTCGGGACCGGCTACTCCTCACTGGCCTATCTGCGGCGGCTGCCGATCGACGAGATCAAGATCGACCGCTCGTTCGTCATGAGCATGGGCAGCGACCTGGGCGACCTGGCCATCGTGCGCGCCATCGTCGACCTGGGGCATTCGCTGGGCCTGCGGGTGGTGGCCGAGGGCGTCGAGGAGGAGGCCGCGCGCGACGCGTTGCGGGACATGCACTGCGATCAGGCGCAGGGCTACCTGATCTCCCGGCCGTTGCCCCTGGACCGCTTCGAGGCCTGGCTCGCGTCTCGCACGGTGACCATCTACGACCCCGATTCGTCGGTCCACGTGCTGCGAATGATGTCCTGA
- the rpmG gene encoding 50S ribosomal protein L33 has protein sequence MAATDVRPKITLACEECKHRNYITRKNRRNDPDRLEVKKFCPNCGTHRNHKETR, from the coding sequence ATGGCTGCCACCGACGTTCGCCCGAAGATCACCCTGGCGTGCGAGGAGTGCAAGCACCGCAACTACATCACCCGCAAGAACCGTCGGAACGATCCCGACCGGCTCGAGGTGAAGAAGTTCTGCCCGAACTGCGGGACGCACCGTAACCACAAGGAAACCCGCTAG
- a CDS encoding MaoC family dehydratase N-terminal domain-containing protein — protein sequence MAIDTAYVGRSFPYPQPYVVGVEKIREFAAAIGETAAVCTDRAAARAAGYADLVAPPTFAIVVAAGAQDAILFGTDLGVDFSRVVHGDQRFEHHRPIVAGDELTCEVHVDAVRVLAGNEVITLRTEITDPSAAPVCTCHVTLVVRGGAE from the coding sequence GTGGCCATCGACACCGCGTACGTCGGGCGGTCTTTCCCGTACCCCCAGCCGTACGTCGTCGGCGTCGAGAAGATCCGTGAGTTCGCCGCCGCCATCGGTGAGACGGCCGCCGTCTGCACCGATCGGGCCGCCGCCCGAGCGGCCGGCTACGCCGACCTCGTCGCCCCGCCCACCTTCGCGATCGTGGTCGCGGCGGGTGCGCAGGACGCGATTCTGTTCGGCACCGACCTTGGTGTCGATTTCAGTCGCGTCGTGCACGGTGACCAGCGGTTCGAGCACCACCGCCCCATCGTGGCTGGCGACGAACTGACCTGCGAAGTCCACGTGGACGCGGTCCGCGTGCTGGCGGGCAACGAGGTCATCACCCTGCGGACCGAGATCACCGATCCGTCCGCCGCTCCGGTCTGCACCTGCCACGTGACCCTCGTCGTCCGTGGAGGCGCGGAGTGA
- a CDS encoding MaoC family dehydratase yields the protein MSTPALASVAVGDQLPALVAHLTRAQLVRYAGASGDFNPIHWNARVATSVGLPDVIAHGMLTMATAGRVVSDWVGDPGRIRSYEVRFTRPVVVTDGPDDTAGATLEITAKIGALDEAAGTARVDITATFNGQTVLGKARAVVALA from the coding sequence GTGAGCACCCCCGCACTGGCGTCCGTCGCCGTCGGCGACCAGCTACCCGCTCTCGTCGCCCACCTGACCCGCGCCCAGCTGGTGCGCTACGCGGGTGCTTCCGGTGATTTCAACCCGATCCACTGGAACGCCCGGGTGGCCACGTCCGTCGGTCTGCCCGACGTCATCGCCCACGGCATGCTCACCATGGCCACGGCCGGCCGGGTCGTCAGCGACTGGGTCGGCGACCCGGGCCGCATCCGCTCCTACGAGGTGCGTTTCACCCGTCCCGTCGTCGTCACGGACGGCCCGGATGACACCGCGGGGGCGACCCTCGAGATCACCGCCAAGATCGGTGCCCTCGACGAGGCCGCCGGCACCGCCCGGGTCGACATCACGGCCACGTTCAACGGACAGACCGTGCTGGGCAAGGCCCGCGCCGTCGTCGCGCTGGCCTGA
- a CDS encoding pyridoxal phosphate-dependent aminotransferase: MSIPAPSSEAPVRPRLSARVGNIAESATLAVDAKAKALKAAGRPVIGFGAGEPDFPTPDYIVAAAVEACGNPANHRYTPAGGLPALRQAVADKTRRDSGLEVTADQVLITNGGKQAVYQAFAALLDPGDEVLLPAPYWTTYPEAIALAGGVTVPVVADETTGYLLSVDDLEAARTERTKVLLFCSPSNPTGAVYPPEQVTAIGRWAAEHGLWVITDEIYEHLVYGDATFVSMPVVAPEIADTCIIVNGVAKTYAMTGWRVGWMIGPKDVIKGAANLQSHLTSNVANVSQQAALTAITGSLDAVDEMRTAFDRRRRTMVELLNKIPGVQCPEPLGAFYVYPSVRDLIGKEFDTPTGPVRPQSSAELAGLVLDQAEVAVVPGEAFGTPGYFRLSYALGDDDLVTGVTRMGEFLATAR; this comes from the coding sequence ATGAGCATCCCGGCCCCTTCCTCCGAAGCGCCCGTCCGCCCCCGCCTGTCCGCCCGGGTCGGCAACATCGCCGAATCCGCCACCCTGGCCGTCGACGCCAAGGCGAAGGCCCTCAAGGCGGCCGGTCGGCCGGTCATCGGTTTCGGCGCCGGCGAGCCGGACTTCCCCACCCCGGATTACATCGTCGCGGCCGCCGTCGAGGCCTGTGGCAACCCCGCCAACCACCGTTACACCCCCGCCGGCGGGCTCCCCGCCCTGCGGCAGGCGGTCGCGGACAAGACCCGGCGGGACTCGGGCCTCGAGGTCACGGCCGACCAGGTCCTCATCACCAACGGCGGCAAGCAGGCCGTCTACCAGGCCTTTGCCGCGCTGCTGGATCCAGGTGACGAGGTCCTGCTGCCGGCTCCGTACTGGACCACCTACCCGGAGGCCATCGCCCTGGCCGGCGGGGTGACGGTGCCCGTCGTCGCCGACGAGACCACCGGCTACCTGCTGAGCGTCGACGACCTCGAGGCGGCCCGCACCGAACGCACCAAGGTGCTGCTGTTCTGTTCGCCGTCCAACCCGACCGGTGCGGTCTATCCGCCGGAGCAGGTCACGGCCATCGGCCGGTGGGCGGCCGAGCACGGCCTGTGGGTCATCACCGACGAGATCTACGAGCACCTGGTCTACGGGGACGCGACGTTCGTCTCCATGCCGGTCGTGGCGCCGGAGATCGCCGATACCTGCATCATCGTCAACGGCGTGGCCAAGACGTACGCGATGACCGGCTGGCGGGTCGGCTGGATGATCGGCCCCAAGGACGTCATCAAGGGCGCGGCGAACCTGCAGTCCCACCTGACCTCGAACGTCGCCAACGTCAGCCAGCAGGCGGCCCTGACCGCGATCACCGGATCCCTCGACGCCGTGGACGAGATGCGCACGGCCTTCGATCGTCGGCGGCGGACCATGGTCGAGCTGCTGAACAAGATCCCGGGCGTGCAGTGCCCCGAGCCGCTCGGGGCGTTCTACGTTTATCCCTCGGTGCGGGACCTGATCGGCAAGGAGTTCGACACCCCGACCGGCCCGGTCCGCCCGCAGTCGTCGGCCGAACTGGCCGGGCTGGTACTGGATCAGGCCGAGGTCGCGGTCGTCCCCGGCGAGGCGTTCGGCACTCCGGGCTACTTCCGGCTGTCGTACGCCCTCGGCGACGACGACCTCGTCACCGGGGTCACGCGGATGGGCGAGTTCCTGGCCACCGCCCGCTGA